The Cohnella abietis genome has a segment encoding these proteins:
- a CDS encoding Nramp family divalent metal transporter: protein MKEDLAISKPQLTSAASESPNNTGWKRERVSASLPEAFRSVKIPKTGSTFRKFLAFAGPGYMVAVGYMDPGNWATSLAGGSQFGYTLLSVIMISNLMAIVLQALSGKLGIVTGRDLAQACRDHYSNPVNFMLWIFCEIAIAACDLAEVIGAAIALNLLFGIPILYGVILTSLDVLIILFLQKKGFRYVESLVIALIATIALCFAFELIWSTPNMGDVMRGFIPSTEIIKNPEMLYIAIGILGATVMPHNLYLHSSIVQTREFEQTALGKRQAIRFSTWDSTIALFFALFINAAILIIAAAVFHTAGRTDVAEIQQAYHLLAPMLGTSFAAILFGVALLASGQNSTLTGTLAGQIVMEGFLNIRLAPWLRRLITRMIAIIPAVIVTAIYGESGTMDLLILSQVILSLQLSFAVVPLVQFTSDKKKMGQFVNPMWLNILAWFVAIVIMGLNLYLLYRTFWG from the coding sequence ATGAAAGAGGATCTGGCTATTTCTAAACCACAATTAACGTCAGCTGCGTCTGAATCTCCTAATAACACTGGCTGGAAGAGGGAAAGAGTAAGCGCCTCGCTGCCTGAAGCTTTTCGTTCCGTCAAAATTCCAAAAACCGGCTCCACCTTCCGTAAATTTCTGGCGTTTGCCGGTCCAGGATATATGGTTGCCGTCGGATACATGGACCCTGGTAATTGGGCAACGAGTTTAGCAGGCGGTTCACAATTTGGATATACCTTGCTTTCCGTCATTATGATCTCCAACTTGATGGCCATTGTTCTCCAAGCCTTATCCGGGAAGCTTGGTATCGTGACCGGCCGCGACTTAGCACAGGCTTGCCGAGATCACTATAGCAATCCCGTTAACTTCATGCTGTGGATCTTTTGTGAGATTGCTATCGCCGCTTGTGATTTAGCTGAGGTTATCGGTGCTGCTATTGCGTTAAATCTTTTATTTGGTATCCCGATACTTTATGGCGTCATATTAACTTCATTGGACGTACTCATCATCCTTTTTCTACAGAAAAAAGGCTTTAGATATGTAGAATCTCTGGTCATTGCCTTAATCGCGACAATCGCCTTATGTTTTGCTTTTGAGCTTATTTGGTCAACACCTAATATGGGCGACGTAATGAGAGGATTTATCCCATCAACAGAAATTATCAAAAATCCTGAAATGCTATATATCGCTATAGGTATTCTCGGTGCAACCGTCATGCCTCACAATCTCTATCTTCACTCTTCAATTGTGCAAACTCGTGAGTTTGAGCAAACGGCGCTTGGCAAAAGGCAAGCGATACGTTTCTCCACCTGGGATTCAACAATTGCTTTGTTTTTCGCCCTATTCATCAATGCGGCGATCCTTATTATTGCAGCAGCAGTATTCCATACTGCTGGACGAACCGATGTTGCTGAAATTCAGCAAGCTTACCACTTGCTCGCTCCTATGCTCGGAACGTCATTCGCTGCCATTCTATTCGGTGTCGCATTGCTAGCGTCAGGACAGAACTCAACCTTAACTGGAACCTTAGCAGGACAGATTGTAATGGAAGGGTTCCTGAATATCCGCCTAGCCCCTTGGCTACGCCGATTAATTACTCGTATGATCGCTATCATTCCTGCAGTTATTGTTACGGCTATATATGGCGAAAGTGGTACGATGGATCTGCTGATTTTAAGCCAAGTTATTTTATCTCTGCAATTATCCTTTGCTGTTGTTCCGCTAGTTCAATTCACAAGCGACAAGAAAAAAATGGGGCAATTCGTAAACCCCATGTGGCTCAATATTTTAGCTTGGTTCGTTGCCATCGTAATAATGGGATTAAACTTATATTTGCTCTACCGCACCTTTTGGGGTTAA
- the asd gene encoding archaetidylserine decarboxylase (Phosphatidylserine decarboxylase is synthesized as a single chain precursor. Generation of the pyruvoyl active site from a Ser is coupled to cleavage of a Gly-Ser bond between the larger (beta) and smaller (alpha chains). It is an integral membrane protein.) — MTRWLLRMMTELSSRKFLSRITGRFAKSSLSRRWIARFAAMYKIPVEDAEKKLEEYRSLNDFFTRRLKPGKRPIDQSAGALVSPVDAMITGCGVIKDGMLLQVKGQDYTIEELLNSSPRQSQYRHGYFWVLYLSPTDYHRIHSPCQGEIVETEHVPGRVYPVNEFGLTSMRRVLSRNERLVTYIRHELGETAVVKVGALNVSSIKYVEPMPKSLGRGDELAYFEFGSTIVLLTEDGTLLPRKDLKLGDKVKMGEKLGTLTVRN, encoded by the coding sequence ATGACTCGTTGGCTGCTGCGCATGATGACGGAACTGTCCTCACGCAAATTTCTGTCCCGCATTACGGGACGTTTCGCTAAATCTTCTTTGAGTCGGAGATGGATTGCCCGTTTCGCGGCGATGTACAAGATCCCGGTTGAAGACGCCGAAAAAAAGCTCGAGGAGTATCGTTCTTTGAACGATTTTTTCACCCGCAGACTAAAACCTGGCAAGAGACCTATCGACCAGTCTGCTGGAGCGTTAGTCAGTCCTGTTGATGCCATGATCACCGGATGTGGTGTTATTAAGGATGGAATGCTGCTTCAAGTAAAAGGGCAGGATTATACGATTGAAGAGCTGCTGAACAGCTCCCCACGTCAATCCCAATATCGGCACGGTTATTTCTGGGTGCTCTATTTAAGTCCGACGGATTATCACCGTATTCATTCTCCTTGTCAAGGAGAGATTGTAGAAACTGAGCATGTCCCTGGTCGAGTGTATCCAGTCAATGAATTTGGACTTACCTCGATGCGTCGTGTTCTCTCCCGCAATGAGCGGCTCGTCACTTATATTCGGCATGAGCTTGGCGAAACGGCTGTAGTAAAGGTAGGCGCTCTGAACGTCAGTAGCATTAAGTATGTGGAGCCCATGCCTAAATCCTTAGGTCGTGGTGATGAGCTTGCTTACTTCGAGTTCGGCTCTACTATTGTTCTTCTTACTGAAGACGGTACTTTGCTGCCACGCAAGGATTTGAAACTAGGCGATAAGGTTAAAATGGGCGAAAAGCTCGGCACACTAACTGTTAGGAACTAG
- a CDS encoding WIAG-tail domain: MKKNKASKTPKSRRPLYYVDNPNKLELNWLDDIQKSNAKSIAVHGSAAPAPVAESQAESKQSRVNARDSGVRSLKPVAEAPAKQPSEAQLSQPSEFISSNEEAEEIVAIAMVLPPALELSTAVEIPDIISVVESLQTESHNSTDALVALLNEDSAEQELQEDIEAREQLEKEKRHLKLEEKRMPSRPAPIVYTDDIANESITSEKLAPFAIEAMHLATESVFTNSLADFSVTAIKLADGSITSSKLAPESVVGDHLTKNSISGQKIRDRSITGEKLRDGSVSSEKLADRTISSDKIAEGSIQSKHLNLSIITSELLQDQIITSEKIRSGSIRSENLANESIDTSKLAEGSVATSKLRDGAVTKDKVARGAIESQHLTEGVVLADHVAPGVLQGKHLAPLAVVAEHLAEGAVGSRELADQSVLGSKLSLNSVQSEHLRMGAIKGNHLVDGVVETKHLVEGAITAIKLAEQSVTTIKLVDHAVTSTKLADQSIISGKIADEAVQSKHLAKGSILSDKLAEGIIGPRHLTEKTIEGRHISDQSIRREHLKEGLIGAGQLAKNAVHASHLVDGAIGASQLADSSVTGVKLGDHSVGSKHLASAAVKTEHLSSESVTSEQLAAGSLKPYHFGVEAVMGGALASDSIDSRHVRQGAVESVHLANGSVSTGALQIEAVTEKNIAPGAVGERQLGVRSIFSHHLTDHLITSLKLSPECVSTDKMADLAVTTAKLADDSVTSAKLDANAVYEKALQDGAVSGRAIAEAAVSSKHLKPRSIKQIHLGEGAVTTAGMANGAVTSDKLADGSVKAQHIVSSAVESRHIAEQSILSVHLGEKSLREFHLNDGIITVNKLAAKSIDSSKLQAGSVKEQHIADQAISSAHLQVDLIDSVHLREGAVGAAHLAMGSVHEATLAKHAITSDKLAEDSVTSNKLAPLSVNSEHLQIESISGKHLKSEAVHGFHLRKGTVSVSHLAPDLLDLAKNGERRIDSERLEPNAVSAVHLKEKTITEEKLADGLITRVKLADGSVSREKLADGSVTPDKLVAGAVTSEKLADGAIKSEKLAIHSVGTVHLSESSVTSDILSDGSVTGAKLGDGVVTANKLANGSVGTSQLEAGSVNADILADGSVTAAKLADGVVTPEKLAIGGVGTEQLADSSVVAEILAGGSVTTSKLADGAVTSEKLAVGSIGTSQLVTGSVRARILADESVTTAKLLNGAVTSEKLAIGSIEARHLLNGSVLEDSLADGSVSCAKLGDGAVTAEKLADGSIGTEKLVEGAVTTNILKDGNITGVKIAHGTVTTEKLADGSVGTLQLAAGSVTSDILGDHSVSGAKVVDGSLAGEKLVAGSVGTVQLADGSVTENILADGSVTLAKLEDRVVTSEKLAYGSVGTDQLVLGSITADILSEGSVTTDKLLDGIVTTDKLAGGSVGTSQLVEGSVTAEILADQSVSASKLRDGIITADKLADNSVGTDQLAAGSVTAEILADASVRGDKLLDGAVTSGKLALGSIGTDQLVWGSVTANILADSSVLNEKLATGAVTSEKLAEGAVGTSQLAADSVSANHLIDGSVTDTKLADGAVITEKLARGSVGTEQLSYGAVTEDVLANESVTTAKLMDGVITTDKLAGSSVGTSQMSDSSVTEEKLADKSVTSVKLNDGSVTTEKLAIGSIGTNQLAGGSVTSEILGDSSVTSEKLFDGSVTTGKLADGSVGTSQLADNAITNSKLGLGAVTVESLSPPLFQFLTFVGDQITEERLMAGAVSSEKLALGSVGTEQLADGSITSVKLTEGSIGATQLAPGAVNAEKISVRSISSSHIIPRSILGYHLGEQTITSSHFKPQAVSEAQLADGSVSSTKLSADLQQLLNQLQQVQTVASAPTDIKMELEAGSVTSEHLADGSVSGAKLEAGSVAGEHLADGSVSGAKLEVGSVTGEYFADGSVSGAKLEAGSVTSEHLADGSVSGAKLEVGSVSGEHLADGSLSGAKLEAGSVAREHLADGSVSGAKLEVGSVSGEHLADGSVSGAKLEVGSVSGEHLADGSVSGAKLEAGSVAREHLADGSVSGAKLERNSITSEQLSVGSVGGAQIWLGSISNDHLADGSISGAKLELGSIANEHLADGSVSGAKLEVGSVTREHLADGSVSGAKLEAGSIASEHLADGSVSGTKLELGSVANEHLADGSVSGAKLEAGSIASEHLANGSVSGAKLELGSITSEHLADGSVSGAKLELGSVTSEHLADGSVSGTKLEAGSVASEHLADRSVSGAKLEAGSVTSEHLADGSVGRAKLEVGSVTSEHLADGSVSGSKLEAGSIASEHLADGSVSGAKLEAGSIASEHLADGSVSGAKLEAGSVTSEHLANGSVGADKLSFTPVITQLPGVGMLFGNQQYVFQGGMESMRLIVPFPTPYADNSYTLIAMSDHPSCSCILGTKRPHEVELIVFRTRLGPEPKGFIQWIAIGNQAQR; the protein is encoded by the coding sequence ATGAAAAAGAACAAGGCGAGTAAGACACCCAAATCGCGCCGGCCGCTTTATTACGTCGACAATCCGAACAAGCTCGAGCTGAATTGGCTGGATGACATACAAAAATCAAACGCCAAGTCGATAGCCGTTCATGGTTCGGCTGCTCCAGCACCGGTGGCGGAAAGTCAGGCCGAGAGCAAGCAAAGTCGTGTTAATGCCAGAGATAGTGGAGTACGTTCCTTGAAACCTGTGGCTGAAGCGCCAGCTAAACAGCCTTCAGAGGCACAATTATCGCAGCCTTCAGAATTCATTTCCTCCAATGAGGAAGCTGAGGAAATCGTTGCTATTGCAATGGTTCTCCCCCCAGCTTTAGAATTATCCACTGCTGTAGAGATACCCGATATTATTTCGGTCGTCGAATCATTGCAGACGGAATCTCATAATTCTACAGATGCCTTGGTTGCTTTACTAAACGAGGATTCTGCCGAACAAGAATTGCAAGAGGATATCGAGGCGAGGGAGCAGCTAGAAAAGGAAAAGCGACATCTGAAGCTTGAAGAAAAACGGATGCCTTCCCGCCCGGCCCCGATTGTCTACACGGACGATATTGCTAATGAGTCAATTACTAGCGAGAAGCTCGCTCCTTTTGCGATTGAGGCTATGCATTTGGCCACTGAATCTGTATTTACGAACTCTTTGGCGGATTTTTCAGTAACGGCTATAAAATTAGCGGATGGTTCCATTACTTCATCTAAATTAGCACCAGAATCCGTCGTTGGGGATCATCTAACGAAAAACTCTATATCAGGGCAAAAAATCCGTGATCGCTCCATTACCGGTGAGAAGCTGCGTGATGGCAGTGTTTCCTCGGAGAAGCTGGCCGACAGAACGATCAGCTCAGACAAAATCGCCGAGGGCTCCATACAGTCTAAGCACTTAAATCTATCCATCATTACATCTGAATTGCTTCAGGACCAGATCATCACCTCGGAAAAAATCCGCAGTGGTTCCATAAGAAGCGAAAATTTGGCCAACGAAAGCATTGATACTTCCAAATTGGCTGAAGGATCTGTAGCCACATCCAAGCTTCGTGACGGTGCAGTAACAAAGGATAAAGTGGCTAGAGGGGCGATAGAGAGCCAGCATCTGACTGAAGGTGTAGTTCTAGCTGATCACGTGGCCCCTGGAGTGCTGCAGGGAAAGCACTTGGCTCCGCTCGCCGTGGTGGCGGAGCATCTCGCCGAGGGAGCGGTCGGATCACGCGAGCTCGCCGATCAGTCCGTGCTGGGAAGCAAGCTGTCTTTAAACTCGGTCCAATCCGAGCATCTACGTATGGGAGCAATAAAAGGCAACCATCTCGTCGACGGGGTCGTTGAAACAAAGCATTTGGTAGAGGGTGCAATAACAGCGATAAAGCTGGCTGAGCAATCGGTTACTACTATTAAGCTAGTTGATCATGCTGTTACTTCGACCAAGCTTGCGGATCAGAGTATTATTTCTGGCAAAATTGCTGATGAAGCTGTGCAATCCAAGCATTTGGCCAAGGGAAGTATTTTATCTGATAAGCTAGCTGAAGGCATCATTGGTCCCCGACATTTAACGGAGAAAACGATTGAAGGTCGGCATATATCTGATCAATCGATCCGGAGAGAGCATCTGAAGGAAGGCTTGATCGGGGCGGGACAGCTTGCTAAAAATGCAGTGCATGCTTCCCATCTAGTGGATGGCGCGATTGGAGCTTCTCAGCTGGCGGATTCATCGGTTACTGGGGTTAAGCTCGGAGATCATTCCGTTGGAAGTAAGCATCTGGCTTCGGCGGCAGTTAAAACAGAGCATCTCTCCTCGGAGAGTGTAACTTCAGAGCAATTGGCGGCCGGGTCGCTTAAACCGTATCACTTCGGAGTAGAAGCGGTCATGGGTGGTGCTCTGGCTTCTGATTCTATAGATAGCCGTCACGTTCGGCAGGGTGCTGTTGAATCAGTTCATTTAGCGAACGGATCAGTAAGCACTGGAGCCTTGCAAATCGAAGCGGTGACGGAGAAAAATATAGCTCCAGGTGCCGTCGGAGAGAGACAGCTTGGAGTACGTTCTATATTCTCGCATCATTTAACGGATCATTTGATCACTTCCTTAAAGCTTTCCCCAGAATGTGTTTCAACAGATAAAATGGCCGATTTAGCCGTTACGACTGCCAAGCTGGCTGATGATAGTGTTACTTCCGCAAAGCTGGACGCAAATGCAGTTTATGAAAAAGCATTGCAGGACGGGGCAGTATCTGGGCGGGCGATAGCCGAAGCAGCTGTTTCCTCCAAGCATTTGAAGCCTAGGTCTATCAAGCAAATTCATCTAGGTGAAGGAGCCGTAACGACTGCCGGTATGGCGAACGGCGCAGTTACCTCAGATAAGCTAGCAGATGGGTCGGTTAAGGCCCAGCATATCGTATCAAGTGCGGTGGAAAGCCGTCATATTGCTGAGCAGTCTATTCTCAGTGTTCATTTGGGCGAGAAAAGCCTCCGCGAATTTCATCTTAATGACGGCATAATAACGGTAAACAAGCTAGCAGCGAAAAGCATCGATAGCAGCAAGCTTCAAGCTGGCTCTGTAAAGGAGCAGCATATCGCTGACCAGGCCATATCGTCCGCACATCTACAGGTCGACTTAATTGATTCTGTGCATTTGCGCGAGGGAGCCGTCGGTGCCGCACATTTGGCAATGGGTAGCGTCCATGAAGCGACTCTTGCTAAGCACGCGATTACTTCGGATAAACTGGCTGAGGACAGCGTGACTTCTAATAAGCTGGCCCCGCTAAGCGTAAATTCGGAGCACTTGCAAATAGAAAGCATAAGCGGCAAGCATCTGAAATCGGAAGCCGTACATGGCTTCCATCTGCGTAAGGGTACGGTGTCAGTCTCCCATCTAGCGCCTGATTTGTTGGATCTCGCCAAGAACGGGGAACGTCGTATCGATTCTGAGCGATTAGAGCCGAATGCAGTAAGTGCGGTACATCTCAAGGAGAAAACAATTACTGAGGAAAAGCTAGCGGATGGTTTAATAACAAGAGTGAAGCTGGCTGACGGAAGTGTGTCTAGGGAAAAGCTGGCGGATGGAAGTGTTACTCCAGATAAACTGGTTGCAGGAGCGGTAACTTCTGAGAAGCTGGCAGATGGCGCAATTAAGTCAGAAAAGCTAGCGATTCATAGTGTTGGAACAGTGCACTTGTCAGAAAGCTCAGTGACATCGGACATCCTCAGTGATGGTAGTGTAACGGGAGCGAAGCTGGGCGACGGCGTGGTGACTGCAAATAAGCTAGCGAATGGAAGTGTGGGAACGAGTCAACTGGAAGCTGGCTCGGTAAATGCGGACATTCTAGCGGATGGAAGCGTCACAGCTGCAAAGCTAGCCGATGGCGTGGTTACACCCGAGAAGCTGGCGATTGGTGGAGTCGGAACGGAGCAGCTAGCTGACAGCTCAGTTGTTGCAGAAATTCTAGCAGGAGGAAGCGTCACAACCTCTAAGCTTGCTGATGGAGCAGTAACCTCTGAAAAGCTGGCAGTCGGGAGCATCGGGACGAGTCAGCTTGTAACCGGATCTGTTAGAGCTAGAATACTGGCGGATGAAAGTGTCACAACTGCGAAGCTACTTAATGGAGCAGTTACGTCGGAGAAGCTAGCTATCGGTAGCATTGAAGCAAGACACTTGCTGAATGGATCGGTCTTGGAGGATAGCCTGGCTGACGGGAGCGTATCCTGTGCTAAGCTTGGTGATGGTGCTGTAACAGCCGAAAAGCTGGCTGATGGGAGTATCGGAACCGAGAAGCTAGTGGAAGGCGCCGTCACAACGAATATCCTTAAAGATGGAAATATTACAGGTGTTAAAATAGCCCATGGAACAGTTACCACAGAGAAGCTAGCAGACGGTAGCGTGGGCACGCTGCAATTGGCAGCGGGCTCGGTTACATCTGACATCCTAGGGGATCACAGTGTATCAGGAGCTAAAGTAGTTGATGGCTCGTTGGCTGGGGAAAAGCTTGTTGCGGGAAGCGTGGGTACTGTTCAATTGGCTGATGGCTCAGTAACCGAGAATATCCTTGCGGATGGAAGTGTGACGCTTGCTAAGCTGGAAGACAGAGTAGTTACGTCGGAAAAGCTTGCTTATGGAAGTGTTGGAACCGATCAATTAGTTCTAGGCTCAATAACTGCGGATATTTTGTCAGAGGGCAGTGTAACTACTGATAAGCTCCTTGATGGCATTGTAACGACTGATAAGCTGGCTGGAGGCAGTGTGGGCACCAGTCAATTGGTGGAAGGCTCGGTTACAGCTGAGATTCTCGCGGACCAAAGCGTGTCAGCTTCAAAGCTTAGAGATGGTATCATTACAGCGGATAAGCTTGCTGATAACAGCGTAGGAACGGATCAATTGGCAGCAGGCTCAGTAACTGCGGAAATTTTGGCAGATGCTAGTGTTCGGGGCGATAAGCTGCTTGATGGTGCTGTAACTTCAGGTAAGCTTGCACTAGGTAGTATTGGTACGGACCAACTAGTATGGGGCTCGGTCACAGCGAATATTTTAGCAGATTCCAGTGTGTTGAATGAAAAGCTGGCAACGGGTGCAGTAACATCCGAGAAGCTAGCAGAGGGGGCTGTTGGCACAAGCCAATTGGCAGCCGACTCTGTGTCAGCCAATCATCTAATAGATGGCAGTGTAACGGACACGAAGCTTGCCGACGGAGCAGTAATAACAGAGAAGCTTGCGAGGGGAAGCGTCGGGACGGAACAATTGTCCTATGGAGCTGTCACTGAGGATGTTTTGGCTAATGAGAGTGTAACGACCGCTAAGCTTATGGATGGGGTAATAACGACTGATAAGCTTGCGGGCAGCAGTGTCGGAACGAGCCAGATGTCGGATAGCTCTGTGACTGAGGAAAAATTAGCGGATAAAAGCGTTACATCAGTTAAATTGAACGATGGATCGGTTACGACTGAGAAGCTTGCTATCGGGAGCATAGGAACTAACCAACTAGCTGGTGGCTCGGTGACTTCTGAAATCCTTGGTGATTCTAGTGTAACGAGTGAGAAGCTGTTCGACGGATCAGTAACTACCGGAAAGCTAGCGGATGGAAGCGTCGGAACGAGTCAGCTTGCCGACAATGCCATAACCAATTCTAAGCTCGGATTAGGAGCCGTAACCGTAGAAAGTCTTTCTCCTCCGTTGTTCCAATTTCTAACCTTTGTAGGAGATCAAATTACCGAAGAACGACTAATGGCAGGTGCAGTAAGCTCTGAGAAGCTGGCTTTAGGATCTGTAGGCACGGAGCAGCTTGCTGATGGCTCTATTACGTCTGTGAAATTAACTGAAGGAAGCATCGGAGCGACGCAACTGGCACCAGGGGCCGTTAACGCTGAGAAAATCTCTGTACGTAGCATAAGCTCATCTCACATCATTCCACGTTCCATTCTTGGTTACCACTTAGGGGAGCAAACGATAACCTCCAGTCATTTCAAGCCGCAAGCCGTATCAGAAGCACAGCTAGCGGATGGCAGTGTGAGCAGCACGAAGCTGAGTGCTGATCTGCAGCAATTGTTGAATCAGTTACAGCAAGTTCAAACTGTGGCTTCAGCTCCAACAGATATAAAGATGGAGCTGGAAGCGGGCAGCGTAACGAGTGAGCACTTAGCGGATGGCAGCGTGAGCGGGGCGAAGCTAGAAGCTGGAAGCGTAGCGGGCGAGCATCTGGCGGATGGCAGTGTGAGTGGGGCGAAGCTAGAGGTAGGAAGCGTAACAGGTGAGTATTTCGCGGATGGCAGCGTGAGTGGAGCGAAGCTAGAGGCAGGAAGCGTAACGAGTGAGCACTTAGCGGATGGCAGTGTGAGCGGAGCGAAGCTAGAGGTAGGAAGCGTATCTGGGGAGCATCTCGCGGATGGAAGTCTGAGTGGAGCGAAGCTGGAGGCTGGAAGCGTAGCTAGGGAGCATCTTGCCGATGGCAGTGTGAGCGGAGCGAAGCTAGAGGTAGGAAGCGTATCTGGGGAGCATCTCGCGGATGGCAGTGTGAGTGGAGCGAAGCTAGAGGTAGGAAGCGTATCTGGGGAGCATCTCGCTGATGGCAGTGTGAGTGGAGCGAAGCTAGAGGCAGGAAGCGTAGCTAGGGAGCATCTAGCGGATGGTAGCGTGAGTGGAGCGAAGCTTGAACGTAATAGCATAACAAGTGAGCAGTTATCTGTTGGAAGTGTTGGTGGAGCGCAGATTTGGTTAGGAAGCATAAGCAACGACCATTTGGCAGATGGCAGTATTAGTGGAGCGAAGCTTGAGTTAGGAAGCATAGCGAACGAGCATCTAGCGGATGGCAGCGTGAGTGGGGCGAAGCTAGAGGTAGGAAGCGTAACGAGGGAGCATCTAGCGGATGGCAGCGTGAGCGGAGCGAAGCTAGAAGCAGGAAGCATAGCGAGTGAGCACCTTGCCGATGGCAGCGTGAGTGGGACGAAGCTTGAGTTAGGAAGCGTAGCGAACGAGCATCTAGCGGATGGCAGCGTGAGCGGAGCGAAGCTAGAAGCAGGAAGCATAGCGAGTGAGCATTTGGCCAATGGCAGTGTGAGTGGAGCGAAGCTTGAGTTAGGAAGCATAACGAGCGAGCATTTAGCGGATGGCAGTGTGAGTGGAGCGAAGCTTGAGTTAGGAAGCGTAACGAGCGAGCATCTAGCGGATGGCAGCGTGAGTGGGACGAAGCTAGAGGCGGGAAGTGTAGCGAGTGAGCATTTGGCCGATAGAAGCGTGAGCGGAGCGAAGCTAGAGGCAGGAAGCGTAACGAGTGAGCACCTTGCCGATGGCAGCGTGGGCAGGGCGAAGCTAGAGGTCGGAAGCGTAACGAGTGAGCACCTTGCCGATGGCAGCGTGAGCGGATCGAAGCTAGAGGCGGGAAGCATAGCGAGTGAGCACCTAGCGGATGGCAGCGTGAGCGGAGCGAAGCTAGAGGCAGGAAGCATAGCGAGTGAGCACCTAGCGGATGGAAGCGTGAGCGGAGCGAAGCTAGAGGCAGGAAGCGTAACGAGCGAACATCTAGCTAATGGCAGCGTGGGTGCAGATAAGCTTTCATTTACTCCGGTTATCACACAATTACCTGGTGTTGGTATGTTGTTTGGGAACCAACAGTATGTTTTTCAGGGTGGAATGGAGTCGATGCGCTTAATTGTTCCTTTTCCTACACCATACGCGGACAATTCCTATACATTAATTGCAATGTCTGACCACCCTTCTTGCAGCTGTATTCTCGGTACCAAGCGTCCGCATGAAGTCGAGCTAATTGTTTTCCGCACGCGGTTAGGACCTGAACCAAAAGGATTTATCCAATGGATAGCAATAGGTAACCAAGCACAAAGGTAA
- a CDS encoding glycosyltransferase family 4 protein — protein MLKAAFITPGAYPIPSSMGGSVERVVEKVVPGLHTHVNARIYGRRGKRQATVGDLNGITVERFAGTDKSQYFKKVCARLTKFKPDIIQVENRPSWVPRLKRSFPNSRICLNLHSTTFINAPYLSKLQRSKCLHAADQIQVNSEFLRTYIKQRVPQSVLKVKVNHLGVDIARFPGRSTLEGMAVREEMRAAHGWGNRPIVLYVGRLVPQKGIHHLLATLPALIAKSPDLLVVIVGSAYYGSHRQTGYVRRLHKKAKHFKKHVHFQPYVSHHEIPRWFVMADIAVVPSIGQEAFGLVNLEAMAAELPVVATKAGGMKEIVVPGSTGYLVTPELPGVVPELAAHIGYLLTNEALRKEMGRRGRERVYNYFLWQHTAERWLANQRE, from the coding sequence ATGCTAAAAGCGGCTTTTATTACTCCCGGAGCCTATCCGATTCCTTCCTCAATGGGGGGCTCGGTGGAGCGTGTAGTGGAGAAGGTCGTCCCCGGGCTTCATACGCATGTTAATGCTCGAATATATGGCCGCAGGGGTAAACGTCAGGCTACTGTAGGCGATTTAAACGGGATTACGGTCGAAAGATTTGCTGGTACGGATAAGAGTCAGTATTTCAAAAAAGTATGTGCTAGGCTAACGAAGTTTAAACCAGATATTATACAGGTGGAGAATCGTCCTTCATGGGTTCCACGTTTAAAGCGATCTTTTCCAAACAGTCGTATTTGTCTCAACTTGCACTCCACTACTTTCATAAATGCTCCTTATTTGAGCAAACTACAGCGCAGCAAGTGTTTGCATGCAGCTGATCAAATTCAGGTTAACAGTGAATTTCTCCGTACTTATATTAAGCAAAGAGTGCCACAATCGGTTCTAAAAGTTAAAGTCAATCATCTGGGCGTCGATATTGCCAGGTTTCCAGGCCGATCTACCTTAGAAGGAATGGCTGTCCGTGAGGAAATGCGCGCTGCTCACGGATGGGGAAATCGCCCCATCGTGCTGTATGTGGGACGACTTGTCCCGCAGAAGGGTATTCACCATCTATTGGCTACCTTGCCTGCTCTTATTGCCAAATCGCCCGACTTACTGGTAGTTATCGTAGGAAGCGCTTATTACGGCTCTCATCGCCAAACCGGGTATGTGAGGAGGCTTCATAAGAAAGCAAAGCATTTTAAGAAGCATGTACATTTTCAGCCTTATGTTTCTCATCACGAAATTCCTCGTTGGTTCGTTATGGCAGATATTGCTGTTGTGCCTTCCATCGGCCAAGAGGCGTTTGGGTTAGTCAACCTGGAGGCGATGGCAGCCGAATTACCGGTAGTTGCCACCAAAGCAGGCGGAATGAAAGAGATTGTGGTGCCAGGCTCAACAGGTTATTTGGTTACGCCAGAGCTTCCCGGAGTTGTACCAGAGCTTGCTGCTCACATTGGCTATTTATTGACTAATGAAGCATTAAGGAAAGAGATGGGGCGCAGGGGAAGGGAAAGGGTATACAACTATTTTCTTTGGCAGCATACGGCGGAGAGATGGCTGGCTAATCAACGGGAGTAA